From Streptomyces sp. TLI_053, a single genomic window includes:
- a CDS encoding TIGR02680 family protein — protein sequence MTVTRLPQRSAFPLAAAVVRWKPSRAGILNVWRYYDETFTFHEGRLLLRGQNGTGKSKALEVLLPFLLDASLRPNRLSTFGGSERTMHWNLMGEGTSGKTRVGYVWLEFVRDDGGPGWFTCGARLQASVHTTGVTVDYFTTGARIDRPGGLALVNEAGQPLTRAALAEALEGRAEPHGRGELHGSPTDYRNAVRSTLFLGLSEQRYDALITALLQLRTPKLSERLDPSLLSSLLSRALPPLGEGEITELAEGFERLDRQREHLKTLDDEVAAATTVANQQRGYAQRVLRAGAAALISATTEMDNLARIARESEEAHGEALLRREERRAAQEEFEHRRQEIDGALEGLLGSETYRQGQELDQLRSRADQAVRNAGRARAAAGRKAGTAAEDAGRADDARARSERRAELTRTAGEETREAARRAAMESVCAEVQSLLAVAPGSPGDTDEQGRTARRLLRGAVVIRHGRIAEVLAVVERHERALAHRTTAEQHLDTVRERLADATARREGNAHAYDTVVDTQAEALRRWATADCTELSIADVEELASRAAVEADVLALVEAAARAAESSVTADETTARAGRADARARRDLVVGELERTAAAADLPPVPPRTRAADRSVLPGAPLWRLLAFRPDVPPGDQAGIEAALEAAGLLDAWMTPDGGLAVAGHDTLADPAAAVPATGSSLLDVLAPEPAGPVPPARVRRLLAGIAYGPVLPDGHPAAVAADGRWRLAPAVGSWSKQESSHIGAVARERARQRRIAELTAELAAADAVVTGFETRLHVLADRRTRLGADLRSRPDHRAVEQARRLWERSESEVGAREDAVRDAVERLARQEDAVAVALRALAVASAEHALPTERAALDAAARAVDALREQADGWLDAHLAWAAAQLAWDAARSHADASRAAAAESLAEAEDAEATARGLRSALQAVEDTIGEEYRQVAARIGDCRRTLDRTRREIDTGTRKLLELEGRIGALGATTAQDATRRDEAVAARNEAARGFRRLCLLGFPEDAGLGLAVTPADGTRATLEAARETAAAWPNLLHSTRNLGDSLNRLSEAVHRARQSLSSRADLELEAEEDIHVLTATLDGVRVGATGLLAIVTADRDRSQEDITAAERGLFDRTLTGDTRRHLASRIRQAGELVERMNGHLERVRTASRVAVRLVWQVHPELPAGTRTARELLLKDPARITDTDREALHAFFRSRIEEAKTRNTAATWEEQLAEVLDYTAWHQFVVKLDRADGSGWQLLTKKLHGALSGGEKAIALHLPLFAAVAAHYEAVPESPRLILLDEVFVGVDTVNRGQVFGLLAALDLDLVLTSDHEWCTYRELSGIAVHQLITGGDGDDAVTSARFIWTGTDLRPDGIETEAPV from the coding sequence ATGACTGTGACACGGCTCCCGCAACGCTCGGCGTTCCCGCTGGCGGCCGCGGTGGTGCGATGGAAGCCCTCCCGGGCCGGCATCCTCAACGTCTGGCGCTACTACGACGAGACGTTCACCTTCCACGAGGGGCGGCTGCTCCTGCGCGGGCAGAACGGCACCGGCAAGTCCAAGGCGCTGGAGGTGCTTCTGCCGTTCCTGCTCGACGCCAGCCTTCGCCCCAACCGGCTGTCCACCTTCGGCGGTTCCGAGCGCACCATGCACTGGAACCTGATGGGCGAGGGCACCTCGGGCAAGACCCGGGTCGGGTACGTGTGGCTGGAGTTCGTCCGCGACGACGGCGGTCCCGGCTGGTTCACCTGCGGCGCCCGGCTCCAGGCCAGCGTGCACACCACCGGTGTCACCGTCGACTACTTCACCACCGGTGCGCGGATCGACCGCCCCGGTGGCCTCGCCCTGGTCAACGAGGCGGGCCAGCCGCTCACCCGCGCCGCCCTGGCCGAAGCCTTGGAAGGTCGAGCCGAGCCGCACGGCCGGGGTGAATTGCACGGATCGCCCACCGACTACCGCAACGCGGTCCGGAGCACTCTCTTCCTCGGGCTGAGCGAGCAGCGTTACGACGCCCTGATCACCGCACTGCTCCAGCTCCGTACCCCCAAACTCTCCGAGCGCCTCGACCCCTCGTTGCTGTCCTCCCTCCTCTCGCGGGCCCTGCCCCCGCTCGGCGAGGGCGAGATCACCGAACTGGCCGAAGGCTTCGAGCGTCTCGACCGCCAGCGCGAACACCTGAAGACGCTGGACGACGAGGTGGCCGCAGCCACCACCGTCGCGAACCAGCAACGCGGCTACGCCCAGCGCGTGCTGCGCGCCGGGGCGGCGGCGCTCATCTCCGCGACGACCGAGATGGACAACCTCGCCCGGATCGCCAGGGAGAGCGAGGAGGCGCACGGCGAGGCCCTGCTCCGGCGCGAGGAGCGCAGAGCGGCGCAGGAGGAGTTCGAACACCGACGACAGGAGATCGACGGTGCCCTCGAGGGCCTGCTCGGCTCCGAGACCTACCGGCAGGGACAGGAACTCGACCAACTCCGCAGCCGGGCCGACCAGGCTGTCCGCAACGCCGGCCGTGCCCGCGCCGCCGCCGGCCGGAAGGCCGGCACGGCCGCCGAGGACGCCGGGCGTGCTGACGATGCCCGGGCCCGCTCCGAGCGGCGGGCCGAACTCACCCGCACCGCGGGCGAGGAGACGCGGGAGGCGGCCCGGCGAGCGGCCATGGAGTCCGTCTGCGCCGAGGTCCAGTCGCTGCTCGCCGTCGCGCCGGGATCGCCGGGGGACACCGACGAGCAAGGCCGCACCGCGCGACGGCTGTTGCGCGGTGCTGTCGTCATCCGGCACGGCCGGATCGCCGAGGTCCTCGCCGTCGTCGAACGCCACGAGCGTGCCCTCGCGCACCGGACGACGGCGGAGCAGCACCTCGACACGGTGCGCGAACGGCTGGCCGACGCCACCGCGCGGCGCGAGGGGAACGCCCACGCCTACGACACCGTTGTCGACACCCAGGCGGAGGCGCTGCGCCGCTGGGCCACGGCGGACTGCACCGAGCTGTCCATCGCAGATGTCGAGGAACTCGCGTCCCGCGCCGCCGTCGAGGCCGACGTCCTCGCGCTGGTCGAGGCCGCCGCCCGGGCGGCGGAGAGCTCCGTCACCGCAGACGAGACGACCGCCCGCGCCGGCCGGGCGGACGCCCGCGCCCGCCGCGACCTGGTCGTCGGGGAGTTGGAACGCACCGCGGCCGCGGCCGATCTGCCGCCGGTGCCACCCCGCACCCGTGCGGCCGACCGGTCGGTCCTGCCGGGGGCGCCGTTGTGGCGCCTGCTGGCGTTCCGGCCGGACGTGCCGCCCGGCGACCAGGCGGGCATCGAAGCGGCCCTGGAAGCGGCCGGCCTGCTCGACGCCTGGATGACCCCTGACGGTGGTCTCGCCGTTGCCGGACACGACACGCTGGCGGACCCGGCGGCGGCCGTTCCCGCGACGGGGTCCTCGCTGCTCGACGTCCTCGCTCCGGAACCCGCCGGTCCCGTACCACCCGCCCGGGTCCGGCGGCTGCTGGCGGGTATCGCCTACGGTCCCGTGCTCCCGGACGGACACCCGGCCGCCGTAGCCGCTGACGGAAGGTGGCGGCTGGCGCCGGCGGTCGGCTCCTGGAGCAAGCAGGAGTCCAGTCACATTGGCGCCGTTGCCCGGGAACGCGCCCGACAACGGCGGATCGCGGAACTCACCGCCGAGCTGGCTGCTGCCGACGCCGTCGTCACCGGCTTCGAGACGCGGCTGCACGTCCTGGCCGACCGCCGGACCCGGCTCGGCGCCGACCTGCGCTCTCGGCCGGACCACCGGGCGGTGGAGCAGGCCAGGCGCCTCTGGGAACGGTCCGAGTCCGAGGTGGGTGCCCGCGAGGACGCCGTGCGTGACGCGGTCGAACGGCTGGCGCGCCAGGAGGACGCGGTCGCGGTCGCGCTGCGCGCACTCGCCGTCGCCTCGGCCGAGCACGCCCTGCCGACCGAACGCGCAGCCCTGGACGCCGCCGCGAGGGCCGTCGATGCACTGCGCGAACAGGCCGACGGCTGGCTCGACGCCCACCTCGCCTGGGCGGCCGCCCAGCTGGCCTGGGACGCCGCCCGAAGTCACGCCGACGCGTCCCGTGCCGCCGCAGCCGAGAGCCTGGCCGAGGCCGAGGATGCGGAGGCCACCGCCCGGGGGCTCCGGTCCGCGCTCCAGGCCGTCGAGGACACCATCGGCGAGGAGTACCGTCAGGTGGCCGCGCGGATCGGCGACTGCCGGAGAACACTCGACCGGACCCGGCGTGAGATCGACACCGGTACCCGGAAACTCCTGGAACTCGAAGGCCGGATCGGCGCGCTGGGCGCCACCACCGCCCAGGACGCCACCCGGCGCGACGAGGCCGTGGCGGCCCGGAACGAGGCCGCTCGTGGCTTTCGCCGCCTCTGCCTGCTGGGGTTCCCCGAGGACGCGGGTCTCGGGCTCGCCGTCACTCCGGCGGACGGCACCCGTGCCACCCTCGAAGCGGCGCGCGAGACCGCGGCCGCGTGGCCCAACCTGCTGCACAGCACCAGGAACCTCGGCGATTCCCTGAACCGGCTCTCCGAGGCCGTCCACCGGGCCCGCCAGAGTCTCAGCAGCCGCGCCGACCTCGAACTCGAGGCCGAGGAGGACATCCACGTCCTCACCGCCACCCTCGACGGTGTGCGCGTCGGCGCGACCGGACTCCTCGCCATCGTCACCGCCGACCGGGACCGTAGCCAGGAGGACATCACCGCTGCCGAACGCGGCCTGTTCGACCGGACCCTCACCGGTGACACCCGCCGTCACCTCGCGTCCCGGATCCGCCAGGCCGGCGAACTCGTCGAGCGGATGAACGGCCACCTCGAACGGGTCCGCACCGCCTCACGGGTGGCCGTCCGTCTGGTGTGGCAGGTCCACCCCGAACTGCCCGCGGGTACCCGGACAGCCCGGGAGCTGCTCCTCAAGGACCCGGCCCGGATCACGGACACCGACCGCGAGGCCCTGCACGCCTTCTTCCGCAGCCGCATCGAGGAGGCCAAGACCCGTAACACGGCGGCGACCTGGGAGGAACAGCTCGCCGAGGTCCTCGACTACACGGCCTGGCACCAGTTCGTCGTCAAGCTGGACCGTGCCGACGGCTCCGGGTGGCAACTGCTGACGAAGAAGCTCCATGGCGCGCTGTCGGGAGGCGAGAAGGCCATCGCCCTCCACCTGCCGCTGTTCGCCGCGGTGGCCGCCCACTACGAGGCGGTGCCGGAGTCCCCACGGTTGATCCTGCTCGACGAGGTCTTCGTCGGCGTCGACACCGTCAACCGGGGGCAGGTCTTCGGCCTCCTCGCGGCGCTCGACCTCGACCTGGTGCTCACCTCCGACCACGAGTGGTGCACCTACCGGGAACTCTCCGGCATCGCCGTCCACCAGCTGATCACCGGAGGCGACGGCGACGACGCCGTCACGAGCGCACGGTTCATCTGGACGGGAACCGATCTCCGACCCGACGGAATCGAGACGGAAGCACCGGTATGA
- a CDS encoding alpha/beta hydrolase has protein sequence MTLPPSPSAPRGVLLVHGAWHTGHAWDGVATGLRARGVVVAVAELHRGSLAADTAAAETALDLLPGGGPAVACGHSYGGAVITGLPPHRIDHLVYLAAMMPDLGETALGLLASAPPTDLRSSMVGDPAGTTTIAPEAAGRLFHARLDPTERAHHTARLVPQTMAPGHQPTTGAAWHHRPSTYVVCTEDRVMHPDLQRRFASRATRTVTWPSDHGAFASHETETVDLLHRLTTASPPPRAA, from the coding sequence ATGACCCTTCCCCCTTCCCCCTCCGCTCCACGGGGCGTGCTGCTGGTGCACGGCGCGTGGCACACCGGCCACGCCTGGGACGGCGTCGCCACCGGACTGCGGGCCCGCGGTGTCGTCGTGGCCGTCGCCGAGTTGCACCGCGGGTCGCTGGCGGCCGACACGGCCGCGGCCGAGACCGCCCTGGACCTGTTGCCCGGGGGCGGACCCGCCGTGGCGTGCGGTCACTCCTACGGCGGTGCCGTCATCACGGGCCTTCCGCCGCACAGGATCGACCACCTCGTGTACCTCGCCGCGATGATGCCCGACCTCGGCGAGACCGCCCTCGGCCTCCTCGCCAGCGCGCCACCCACCGACCTGCGGTCCAGCATGGTCGGTGATCCCGCCGGCACCACCACGATCGCCCCGGAGGCCGCGGGACGACTCTTCCACGCCCGACTCGACCCGACGGAACGCGCCCACCACACCGCCCGGCTCGTCCCCCAGACCATGGCCCCCGGCCACCAGCCGACGACCGGCGCCGCCTGGCACCACCGCCCCAGCACCTACGTCGTCTGCACCGAGGACCGCGTCATGCACCCCGACCTGCAACGCCGATTCGCCTCCCGCGCCACTCGTACGGTCACCTGGCCCAGCGACCACGGAGCCTTCGCGTCGCACGAGACAGAGACCGTCGACCTGCTCCACCGCCTGACCACCGCAAGCCCCCCGCCCCGGGCCGCTTAG
- a CDS encoding family 1 glycosylhydrolase, translating into MGLGTCRLHGRIAHRRARGGGRRPPPGRSDGPPSRIKSQPVRRAEGYHQRFGLVHVDFDTQQRTPRASYAWYRELIAAHRAKPAAQ; encoded by the coding sequence GTGGGACTCGGCACTTGTCGACTCCATGGCCGAATTGCGCATCGCCGTGCTCGAGGAGGTGGTCGCCGACCTCCTCCTGGACGATCTGACGGACCACCGTCACGGATAAAATCACAGCCTGTTCGACGGGCCGAGGGCTACCACCAGCGCTTCGGCCTCGTCCACGTCGACTTCGACACCCAGCAGCGCACCCCGAGGGCCTCCTACGCCTGGTACCGCGAGCTGATCGCCGCCCACCGGGCGAAGCCCGCGGCACAGTAG
- a CDS encoding TIGR02678 family protein, with amino-acid sequence MSTLANQLVLAERQDIARGIRLLLGRPLITERGDRPAFELIRRRQDPLTKWFDYNCGWQLVVEPRLGYARLLKIREVPDASRPARRLRSGRAPFDRRRYTLLCVVAAELLPIPVTTVGLLADRVVQACATDEGLPPFDTAGKSERMAFVDVLKLLESYGALLTVDGATESFVDSAKAKVLYRVDATVLIRLLAAPVGPSRLALPAEDVPLRFEELLRGTVRESRYGGAEASDAQRNLRLRHSVLRRLLDDPVLHHDELSADELAYLGSPTGHQIVRRAAEQGGFVLEERADGLLLVDPDGIATDSRFPDDSATARVAALLLLEPLTAAPDGLTPEQLAVEAAELLRRFPQWAKTYQSEDGAQRLTADAARVLGEFGLARRVGDRTVPRPAAFRYRPTVAEGPAT; translated from the coding sequence ATGAGTACGCTCGCCAACCAACTGGTCCTGGCCGAGCGGCAGGACATCGCCCGAGGCATCAGACTGCTCCTCGGCCGGCCGTTGATCACCGAGCGTGGCGATCGGCCGGCCTTCGAGCTGATCCGCCGCCGACAGGATCCGCTGACGAAGTGGTTCGACTACAACTGCGGCTGGCAGCTGGTGGTGGAGCCGCGCCTGGGGTACGCGCGCCTCCTCAAGATCCGGGAGGTCCCGGACGCCTCGCGTCCCGCGCGTCGGCTGCGGTCCGGCAGGGCCCCGTTCGACCGCCGCCGCTACACACTGTTGTGCGTCGTCGCGGCCGAACTGCTCCCGATCCCGGTGACGACGGTCGGCCTGCTCGCCGACCGAGTCGTCCAGGCCTGCGCCACTGACGAGGGGCTACCGCCCTTCGACACGGCGGGAAAGTCGGAGCGCATGGCCTTCGTGGACGTCCTCAAGCTGTTGGAGTCCTACGGCGCACTCCTCACCGTGGACGGAGCCACGGAGAGCTTCGTCGACTCGGCGAAGGCCAAAGTCCTCTACCGGGTCGACGCCACTGTCCTGATCCGCCTGCTCGCCGCGCCCGTCGGGCCGTCCCGGCTGGCCCTGCCCGCGGAGGACGTACCGCTGCGCTTCGAGGAACTCCTGCGGGGCACGGTGCGCGAGAGCCGCTACGGCGGTGCCGAGGCCTCCGACGCGCAGCGCAACCTGCGGCTGCGGCACTCGGTGCTGCGCCGGCTCCTGGACGACCCCGTGCTCCACCACGACGAGCTGTCCGCAGACGAACTGGCCTACCTGGGCTCGCCGACCGGCCATCAGATCGTGCGGCGAGCCGCCGAGCAGGGCGGCTTCGTACTGGAGGAACGGGCCGACGGCCTGCTTCTCGTCGACCCGGACGGGATCGCCACCGACAGCCGTTTCCCGGACGACTCCGCGACGGCCCGCGTCGCCGCCTTGCTCCTGCTGGAGCCGCTGACGGCCGCACCGGACGGGCTGACACCGGAACAGCTCGCCGTCGAGGCCGCTGAACTCCTGCGGCGCTTCCCGCAGTGGGCGAAGACCTACCAGTCGGAGGACGGCGCCCAGCGCCTCACCGCCGATGCCGCTCGGGTCCTCGGCGAGTTCGGCCTGGCCCGCAGGGTCGGCGACCGCACCGTTCCCCGGCCCGCCGCGTTCCGGTACCGGCCCACCGTGGCCGAAGGCCCCGCAACCTGA
- a CDS encoding TIGR02679 family protein, whose protein sequence is MTDRHPFDLPELRPLWSAVHDRLSTGRPVSRVRSGPLDDAGREALADLLGLDRLPGTEPTIPLAGLEGAVLDACGRSLRDVVTTILGPIHDQAAERARKAGQRDAVWEWLAGHGMVTTRPALLEWVGHLRTNGLVDGSPDRTRALLTAALTVLAALPADGEPLPVLAARLLDGDSHALDDGTPVSGLVLRALAVLHGTDLPDSAEARRALWSAAGVADDQLSTTVLAVGLRLDGDGPIAEVTRICADTGHPVSLTLAQLRTPGELVVPAGPVHITENPSVLALALRRFGRHCPPLVCTAGWPNTAVIHLLRRLADGGASLRYHGDFDGEGVRIGAHVMARTGAAPWRMAVGDYRAAAPRVPAGPDPGRLTPAPWDSALVDSMAELRIAVLEEVVADLLLDDLTDHRHG, encoded by the coding sequence ATGACGGATCGCCACCCGTTCGACCTCCCCGAACTCCGGCCGCTCTGGTCGGCGGTCCATGACCGGCTCTCGACCGGCCGGCCCGTCAGTCGGGTGCGGTCCGGCCCGCTCGACGACGCCGGCCGGGAGGCACTGGCCGATCTCCTGGGACTCGACCGACTCCCCGGCACCGAACCGACGATTCCGCTCGCCGGACTCGAGGGCGCCGTCCTGGACGCCTGCGGTCGGTCCCTCCGGGACGTGGTGACCACGATCCTCGGCCCGATCCACGACCAGGCCGCCGAGCGCGCCCGCAAGGCCGGTCAACGCGACGCCGTGTGGGAGTGGCTGGCCGGCCACGGCATGGTCACCACCCGGCCGGCCCTCCTGGAATGGGTCGGTCACCTGCGGACCAACGGGCTCGTCGACGGCTCACCCGACCGGACCCGGGCCCTACTGACCGCCGCGCTGACCGTCCTCGCCGCACTCCCGGCCGACGGCGAGCCGCTTCCGGTCCTCGCCGCCCGCCTCCTCGACGGCGACTCCCATGCCCTCGACGACGGGACTCCGGTGTCCGGCCTCGTCCTGCGAGCCCTGGCAGTGCTCCACGGCACCGACCTGCCCGACAGCGCCGAAGCCCGGCGAGCCCTCTGGAGCGCGGCCGGCGTGGCCGACGACCAGCTCTCGACGACCGTGCTCGCCGTCGGCCTGCGCCTCGACGGTGACGGCCCGATCGCGGAGGTCACCCGGATCTGTGCCGACACCGGCCATCCCGTCAGCCTCACCCTCGCCCAACTTCGTACACCCGGCGAACTCGTCGTACCCGCTGGGCCGGTGCACATCACCGAGAACCCCAGCGTGCTCGCCCTGGCTCTGCGCCGCTTCGGGCGTCACTGCCCGCCGCTGGTCTGCACCGCAGGCTGGCCCAACACCGCTGTGATCCACCTGCTGCGTCGCCTCGCCGACGGCGGTGCCTCCCTCCGCTACCACGGCGACTTCGACGGCGAGGGCGTCCGCATCGGGGCTCACGTCATGGCCAGGACCGGCGCGGCCCCCTGGCGGATGGCAGTCGGCGACTACCGGGCCGCCGCACCCCGGGTTCCCGCGGGCCCCGACCCGGGGCGCCTCACGCCCGCACCGTGGGACTCGGCACTTGTCGACTCCATGGCCGAATTGCGCATCGCCGTGCTCGAGGAGGTGGTCGCCGACCTCCTCCTGGACGATCTGACGGACCACCGTCACGGATAA
- a CDS encoding TIGR02677 family protein, with translation MFRFTTGEKAELYGAILQAFGAANERLETALGLDDVRTRLRTVGWLDAVHDDELQEALRKLREWQLLDVVQNHAENYRTAEEYERRNLQYSLTRRGEAAFAGVEHALSVLASTGALQTAVLEAITDRLDELYLLTGDGASSDRRVFTTLQELEGHLEALLANTKAFNGELQRLLRAEGADLATFREVKAATVAYLQEFLVNLDRRGRAVSSAVERLEQRGVGLLHERALRGAELPPVADGDPAPDWLARRRARWEGLQAWFRPADGSRPRVEQLHDVARRAIVTLLQVLDRITESRRRASSAVQDFRELARWFAAAPGEDDLHRLWSAAFGLGPARHAHLSHPDPELVPSSDTWAEAPPVVVSALLRTSGRTERFTRTGRVRDIRGLKAARAERARNERAELEAAWAVLDTDGPVRLSGFGTLDHTAFERLLDLLGRALAVRPDGCGARRAVTSDGRVEIALRPLSDGSRAVLQTSRGRLEGPDYLIEIRGPGSERAIHQGEAG, from the coding sequence ATGTTCCGGTTCACGACGGGGGAGAAGGCCGAACTCTACGGCGCGATCCTCCAGGCGTTCGGAGCGGCCAACGAACGGTTGGAGACCGCGCTCGGGCTGGATGACGTCCGTACGCGGTTGCGGACCGTCGGCTGGCTCGACGCGGTGCACGACGACGAACTCCAGGAGGCGCTGCGCAAGCTCAGGGAGTGGCAGCTGCTGGACGTCGTCCAGAACCATGCGGAGAACTACCGCACCGCCGAGGAGTACGAGCGCCGCAACCTCCAGTACTCGTTGACCCGACGCGGCGAGGCCGCGTTCGCCGGGGTCGAGCACGCCCTCTCCGTGCTCGCCTCGACCGGGGCGCTCCAGACAGCGGTTCTGGAAGCGATCACGGACCGGCTCGACGAGCTGTACCTCCTGACGGGCGATGGCGCCTCCTCGGACCGTCGGGTGTTCACGACACTGCAGGAGCTGGAGGGGCACCTGGAGGCGCTGCTGGCCAACACCAAGGCGTTCAACGGAGAGCTGCAGCGGCTGCTGCGGGCGGAAGGCGCGGACCTGGCGACCTTCCGCGAGGTGAAGGCCGCGACGGTGGCCTACCTTCAGGAGTTCCTCGTCAACCTGGACCGGCGGGGGCGGGCGGTCTCCTCCGCAGTGGAACGGCTGGAGCAGCGCGGAGTGGGCCTTCTGCACGAGCGGGCGCTGCGGGGCGCCGAGCTGCCGCCGGTCGCCGACGGCGATCCAGCACCGGACTGGTTGGCGCGGCGCCGGGCACGCTGGGAGGGGCTCCAGGCCTGGTTCCGACCGGCGGACGGGTCCCGACCGCGGGTGGAGCAACTGCACGACGTGGCGCGCAGGGCGATCGTGACGCTCCTCCAGGTTCTCGACCGGATCACCGAGTCACGGCGCCGTGCGTCCAGCGCCGTCCAGGACTTCCGGGAGCTGGCCCGCTGGTTCGCCGCGGCGCCCGGCGAGGACGACCTGCACCGCCTGTGGTCGGCCGCCTTCGGGCTCGGCCCGGCGCGCCACGCCCATCTCTCGCACCCGGACCCGGAGCTGGTCCCTTCCTCGGACACCTGGGCCGAGGCTCCGCCGGTGGTGGTGTCGGCCCTGCTGCGCACCAGCGGCCGGACCGAGAGGTTCACCCGTACCGGCAGGGTGCGCGACATCCGCGGCCTCAAGGCGGCACGGGCCGAGCGGGCCAGGAACGAGCGGGCCGAGCTCGAGGCCGCCTGGGCCGTCCTGGACACCGACGGCCCGGTGCGGCTCTCCGGCTTCGGCACACTGGACCACACCGCCTTCGAGCGGCTGCTCGACCTCCTCGGTCGGGCGTTGGCGGTACGACCGGACGGCTGCGGAGCGCGTCGGGCGGTCACTTCGGACGGCCGGGTCGAGATCGCGCTCCGGCCGCTGTCCGACGGTTCCAGGGCCGTTCTGCAGACTTCCCGGGGGCGGCTGGAGGGGCCCGACTACCTGATCGAGATCCGCGGCCCGGGGAGCGAGCGGGCGATCCACCAGGGAGAGGCAGGATGA
- a CDS encoding BTAD domain-containing putative transcriptional regulator: MDIRLLGEVEVRSAGRPLGVGTPQQQVVLAVLVVNARRPVSMEALVDRVWGYDPPAGPRPALYAHLSRIRGLLRQTTAPGGGPAARVERRHAGYVLEIDPELVDLHRFRRLVEQGDGAPDDDATGASTLAEALALWRGEPLAGLPGAWAAQVRASWHRRRLDALVRWAQAEFRLGRPAAVISAVPDLTVEYPLAEPLECVLIRSLHAAGRGAEALERYGAVRRRLAEELGTGPGAELRSLYRTVLTGDRPPP; the protein is encoded by the coding sequence GTGGACATCCGGCTGCTGGGCGAGGTCGAGGTCCGGTCGGCGGGCCGGCCGCTCGGTGTGGGGACGCCGCAGCAGCAGGTGGTGCTCGCGGTACTGGTCGTCAACGCCCGAAGACCGGTCTCGATGGAGGCACTCGTCGACCGCGTCTGGGGCTACGACCCGCCCGCCGGCCCCCGGCCCGCGCTGTACGCACACCTCAGCAGGATCCGCGGGCTGCTGAGACAGACCACCGCACCCGGTGGCGGGCCGGCCGCGCGGGTGGAGCGCCGGCACGCCGGCTACGTGCTGGAGATCGACCCCGAGCTGGTGGACCTGCACCGGTTCCGCCGGCTCGTCGAGCAGGGCGACGGCGCGCCGGACGACGACGCGACCGGGGCCTCGACACTCGCCGAAGCCCTGGCCCTGTGGCGGGGGGAACCCCTGGCCGGCCTCCCGGGCGCCTGGGCCGCACAGGTCCGGGCGAGCTGGCACCGGCGGCGGCTGGACGCCCTGGTCCGGTGGGCGCAGGCGGAGTTCCGGCTCGGCCGCCCCGCCGCGGTCATCTCCGCCGTACCGGATCTCACCGTCGAATATCCGCTGGCCGAACCCCTCGAATGCGTGCTGATCCGGTCGTTGCACGCGGCCGGGCGGGGTGCGGAGGCGCTGGAGCGGTACGGCGCGGTACGGCGACGGCTGGCCGAGGAACTCGGCACCGGGCCCGGTGCGGAGCTCCGCAGCCTGTACCGGACCGTCCTGACCGGGGACCGTCCTCCGCCCTGA
- a CDS encoding phospholipid scramblase-related protein has product MSQNTNTPGFPGQPAAPAGDSAKVQRQVQQQAGVGPVAGGGGTLFSEPVLVVNQKAKLIELTNEYAVFDQQGATLGSVVQVEQSALRKVIRLLTSLDQYLTHKLEIRDAHGTPVLLLTRPAKFIKSRVVVQLPNGQEVGQIVQQNAIGKINFALEVGGQKVGAVKAENWRAWNFSIVDATDTEIARITKTWEGLAKTMFTTADNYVLQIHRPLSDPLLSLVVATALTVDTALKQDARGLG; this is encoded by the coding sequence ATGTCCCAGAACACGAACACTCCCGGTTTCCCCGGGCAGCCGGCCGCTCCGGCCGGCGACTCCGCCAAGGTGCAGCGTCAGGTGCAGCAGCAGGCCGGTGTCGGACCGGTCGCCGGTGGCGGCGGCACCCTCTTCTCCGAGCCCGTCCTGGTGGTGAACCAGAAGGCGAAGCTGATCGAACTCACCAACGAGTACGCCGTCTTCGACCAGCAGGGTGCCACGCTGGGCTCGGTGGTCCAGGTCGAACAGAGTGCGCTGCGCAAGGTGATACGGCTGCTCACTTCGCTCGACCAGTACCTGACCCACAAGCTCGAGATCCGGGACGCGCACGGCACCCCGGTGCTGCTGCTGACCCGCCCGGCGAAGTTCATCAAGTCGCGGGTGGTCGTGCAGCTTCCGAACGGTCAGGAGGTCGGCCAGATCGTCCAGCAGAACGCGATCGGGAAGATCAACTTCGCGCTGGAGGTCGGCGGGCAGAAGGTCGGCGCCGTCAAGGCCGAGAACTGGCGGGCCTGGAACTTCTCCATCGTCGACGCGACGGACACCGAGATCGCCCGGATCACCAAGACCTGGGAAGGCCTGGCGAAGACGATGTTCACCACGGCCGACAACTACGTGCTCCAGATCCACCGACCGCTGTCGGACCCGCTGCTCAGCCTCGTCGTGGCGACCGCGCTGACCGTCGACACCGCGCTGAAGCAGGACGCCCGCGGCCTCGGTTAG